The following coding sequences lie in one Polynucleobacter necessarius genomic window:
- the nadD gene encoding nicotinate (nicotinamide) nucleotide adenylyltransferase — protein MSTRQKIGILGGTFDPPHIGHLKLASHFAKLLRLDAILFIPSGEPWQKGTDITPANIRLQLTEAAGIDLARVFLYLKIPTQVGIDRIEIDRAGPSYAIDTVKALRDRFGPEASLIWLMGADSLTMLPTWKSWQDLINIVNFAVASRPNYHLQPNTSSELSQFLQKHQTLDSAALDNSPSGLIYIDEGLTVDLSSTTLRNKLKTPARNVIAAEQIPSHTLQIITDLSLYQQSS, from the coding sequence TTGAGTACGCGTCAGAAAATTGGCATCTTGGGCGGCACCTTTGATCCGCCACACATCGGTCACCTCAAGCTAGCCAGCCACTTTGCCAAACTACTTCGCCTAGATGCAATATTATTCATTCCGAGTGGCGAACCCTGGCAAAAAGGGACGGACATTACTCCTGCCAATATTCGCCTCCAACTTACCGAGGCAGCTGGAATTGATTTAGCAAGGGTGTTTTTATATCTGAAGATCCCAACCCAAGTAGGGATTGATCGAATTGAAATTGACCGTGCTGGTCCAAGTTACGCGATTGACACAGTTAAAGCACTACGCGATCGCTTTGGGCCAGAAGCAAGCCTGATTTGGTTAATGGGCGCCGACTCACTCACCATGCTCCCAACTTGGAAATCATGGCAAGACCTCATTAATATCGTCAATTTTGCAGTAGCGAGCCGCCCAAACTATCATCTGCAGCCAAACACATCATCCGAGCTTTCTCAGTTTCTACAAAAACACCAAACTCTGGACTCTGCAGCTCTTGATAATAGCCCATCTGGCCTCATTTACATTGATGAAGGCCTCACTGTAGATCTTTCTTCTACAACCTTGCGCAATAAACTCAAAACCCCCGCTCGGAATGTAATTGCGGCAGAGCAAATCCCTTCCCACACCCTGCAAATCATCACAGATCTGAGCTTGTATCAGCAATCAAGCTAA
- the rlmH gene encoding 23S rRNA (pseudouridine(1915)-N(3))-methyltransferase RlmH, translating into MRLTIVSVGHKMPDWVATATHDYIKRMPSDCSIEIKEIKPDLTPAKEAIKIAAAIPKVSRVIALDERGKDQTTQNLATQLAAWRQEGFDITFLIGGADGLDPSLKSDAQAMWRLSSLTLPHAMARVLLVEQLYRAWTILQGHPYHRE; encoded by the coding sequence ATGCGCTTAACGATTGTTTCAGTTGGCCACAAAATGCCGGACTGGGTTGCTACTGCAACTCACGATTACATTAAACGCATGCCCAGTGATTGCAGCATTGAGATCAAAGAGATTAAGCCCGACCTCACTCCGGCAAAAGAAGCAATCAAAATAGCTGCCGCCATTCCTAAAGTCTCACGCGTCATTGCGCTAGATGAGCGGGGGAAAGATCAAACCACGCAGAATTTAGCGACCCAATTAGCGGCTTGGCGACAAGAGGGCTTTGATATCACCTTTCTCATTGGTGGCGCTGATGGCTTGGATCCTAGCCTAAAGAGTGATGCTCAAGCGATGTGGCGACTATCTAGCCTCACCTTACCTCATGCAATGGCTAGAGTACTGCTCGTTGAGCAACTGTATCGAGCCTGGACTATTCTTCAAGGGCATCCATATCATCGCGAGTAA
- the rng gene encoding ribonuclease G, giving the protein MNEEILINITPQETRVALIQQGAVQELQIERTRQRGIVGNIYLAKVVRVLPGMQSAFIEIGLERTAFMHVADITQSNPQPQIEKILFEGQTLLVQVLKDPLGTKGARLTTQLSIAGRNLVYLPPAGSDAATEKYIGVSQRIDQLEEREAIKNRLAGLMAEDEKGGIIVRTSAQDASDTELQNDMRYLRTTWENIREAVKHKAAPSLLYQDLSLAERVLRDVAGEETTQIRVDSAENFEKLNSFAALYMPNLLGKLTLHRGERALFDLFDVDAKINKALGRRVDLKSGGYLMIDQTESMTTIDVNTGSYVGARNLDDTVFKTNLEAAQAIARQLRLRNLGGIIIIDFIDMVGKDHQESVLFELKRNLERDHARTSVSEFSALGLVEMTRKRTRESLAHITCEPCATCLGKGEVKTAQTICYEILREIVREHRQFNPREFRIVAAPDVIDLFLEEENQFLAQLGDFIGKPITLQAEGSFRQEQYDIVLS; this is encoded by the coding sequence ATGAATGAAGAAATTCTGATCAACATTACCCCTCAAGAAACGCGGGTTGCACTCATCCAGCAGGGAGCAGTTCAAGAGCTTCAGATCGAACGAACCCGTCAACGGGGCATTGTGGGTAATATTTATTTAGCCAAGGTAGTACGAGTATTGCCTGGTATGCAGTCTGCTTTTATTGAAATTGGTCTTGAGCGAACAGCTTTCATGCATGTAGCGGATATTACCCAAAGCAATCCTCAGCCTCAAATTGAGAAAATACTTTTTGAAGGTCAAACGCTTCTAGTTCAAGTGTTAAAAGATCCGTTGGGCACTAAAGGCGCTCGCTTGACTACACAACTCAGTATTGCAGGTCGTAATTTAGTATATCTACCACCTGCAGGCTCAGACGCGGCCACTGAAAAATATATTGGCGTCTCTCAACGCATTGATCAATTAGAAGAGCGTGAAGCCATTAAGAATCGTCTTGCAGGACTGATGGCTGAGGACGAGAAAGGTGGCATCATCGTCCGCACTAGCGCACAAGATGCATCTGATACCGAATTACAAAACGATATGCGCTATTTGCGCACTACCTGGGAGAACATTCGGGAAGCTGTTAAGCACAAGGCTGCCCCTAGCTTGCTCTATCAAGACCTGAGCTTAGCCGAACGAGTGCTACGAGATGTTGCTGGTGAAGAGACTACCCAAATTCGAGTAGACTCCGCTGAGAACTTTGAAAAGCTCAATAGCTTTGCAGCTTTATACATGCCAAACTTGCTTGGCAAACTAACCTTACACCGGGGCGAGCGCGCCCTCTTTGACCTATTTGATGTTGATGCAAAAATTAATAAAGCTCTAGGTCGACGAGTTGATTTGAAATCTGGTGGCTATCTGATGATCGACCAGACTGAATCCATGACCACAATTGATGTGAACACTGGCAGCTATGTTGGGGCTCGCAACTTGGATGACACTGTCTTTAAAACCAATCTAGAAGCCGCCCAAGCAATTGCAAGGCAGTTACGCTTGCGCAACCTTGGAGGCATCATCATCATTGACTTTATAGACATGGTTGGAAAAGATCATCAAGAGTCCGTTTTGTTTGAACTTAAACGCAACCTTGAGCGTGATCATGCCCGCACTTCTGTGAGCGAATTTTCAGCCTTGGGCTTAGTAGAAATGACGCGTAAGCGGACGCGTGAGTCACTCGCCCACATTACCTGTGAGCCTTGCGCCACATGTCTAGGTAAGGGGGAAGTCAAAACTGCTCAGACCATATGTTATGAAATTTTGCGAGAGATTGTACGCGAGCACCGGCAATTTAATCCACGGGAATTTCGGATTGTAGCTGCGCCTGATGTGATTGATCTTTTCTTAGAAGAGGAGAATCAATTCTTGGCACAGCTAGGTGATTTCATTGGAAAACCAATCACCCTTCAGGCTGAGGGTAGCTTCCGACAAGAGCAATACGATATTGTTCTGAGCTAA